A single window of Bacteroidales bacterium DNA harbors:
- a CDS encoding acetoacetate--CoA ligase yields the protein MNHHLLWQPHPETLKQSQMDEFLQLVFKKYDLEKADYPTLHKWSVEQPAAFWGTFWEFSGILYSEKFTSVVDDPHKMPGARWFEGARLNFAENLLRYRSDKTAIIFRGEAGADRKISQKELYLQAARIADGLKKLGVGVGDRVAGFMPNIPETIIAMLAVASIGAVWSSSSPDFGIKGVLDRFTQIEPKVIFAADGYFYNGKLFDSQEKLKGILEKLPSVEKVVLIDFTGNRKTEAIENAVKWEEFGAMENGGLHFEQLTFDHPLYIMYSSGTTGLPKSIVHSAGGTLIQHLKELRLHCDLKPEDTIFYFTTCGWMMWNWVVSSLAVGSTLVLFDGNPFYPAPDALLRMADELGISIFGTSAKYIASLEDAGVKPKEISSFPKLKAITSTGSPLTNESFEYVYREWKKEVQLSSIAGGTDIISCFVLGNPLLPVYRGEIQCKGLGMDVDCFDDFGKSLVGQKGELVCKTAFPSMPVYFWNDPDGRKYHKAYFEVYDNIWHHGDYVVISEHGGVTMYGRSDATLNPGGVRIGTAEIYSVVENLEEIADSVIIGQHWQGDERVVLFVKLHPGALLNDLLIGKIKNNIRSSCSPRHVPAIIKQVNDVPYTLNGKKVEVAVKKIIHGEEVLNRDALKNPESLDQYIGILD from the coding sequence ATGAACCATCACCTCCTCTGGCAGCCTCACCCCGAAACCCTGAAGCAATCGCAGATGGATGAGTTTCTCCAGTTAGTATTTAAAAAATACGATCTGGAAAAAGCTGATTACCCGACCCTTCACAAATGGAGCGTGGAGCAACCGGCAGCATTTTGGGGTACCTTCTGGGAATTTTCTGGAATTCTTTATTCTGAAAAATTCACAAGCGTGGTGGATGACCCGCACAAAATGCCCGGTGCAAGGTGGTTCGAAGGTGCAAGATTGAATTTCGCCGAAAATCTTCTCCGGTATCGCAGCGACAAAACAGCGATTATTTTCAGAGGGGAAGCCGGCGCCGACCGGAAAATTTCCCAAAAGGAACTCTACCTCCAGGCTGCCCGAATCGCTGATGGTTTAAAAAAGCTGGGCGTTGGTGTTGGCGATCGCGTAGCCGGTTTTATGCCGAATATCCCTGAAACCATCATCGCCATGCTGGCCGTAGCTTCCATCGGAGCTGTATGGTCGTCCTCTTCTCCCGATTTTGGGATCAAAGGAGTGCTTGACCGTTTTACCCAGATCGAACCTAAAGTCATTTTCGCTGCTGATGGCTATTTTTATAACGGAAAATTGTTTGACTCTCAGGAAAAACTGAAAGGGATCCTTGAAAAATTGCCTTCGGTTGAAAAGGTGGTTCTTATTGATTTCACAGGGAATCGCAAAACTGAAGCGATCGAAAATGCGGTGAAATGGGAAGAATTTGGAGCGATGGAAAATGGCGGGTTGCATTTTGAACAACTTACGTTCGACCATCCCCTTTACATTATGTACTCGTCGGGAACCACCGGACTGCCCAAAAGCATCGTGCATTCTGCCGGTGGCACGCTGATCCAGCATCTGAAAGAGCTTCGGTTGCATTGCGACCTGAAACCCGAAGACACCATTTTTTATTTCACCACCTGCGGCTGGATGATGTGGAACTGGGTCGTCTCAAGCCTTGCGGTTGGTTCAACACTTGTACTTTTTGATGGCAATCCTTTTTATCCTGCACCGGATGCGCTCCTGAGAATGGCTGATGAGCTGGGAATTTCCATTTTTGGCACCAGTGCAAAATATATTGCATCCCTTGAAGATGCCGGCGTAAAACCCAAAGAAATTTCTTCATTCCCAAAGCTAAAAGCCATAACCAGCACGGGCTCACCACTTACTAACGAGAGTTTTGAATATGTTTACCGCGAGTGGAAGAAAGAGGTTCAGCTTTCGTCAATTGCCGGCGGCACGGATATCATCTCCTGTTTCGTCCTTGGAAATCCCTTGTTACCTGTTTATCGCGGAGAAATACAATGCAAAGGATTGGGAATGGATGTAGATTGTTTTGATGATTTTGGCAAATCGCTGGTGGGTCAAAAAGGAGAGTTGGTTTGTAAAACTGCATTTCCATCCATGCCGGTGTATTTCTGGAATGATCCGGATGGCAGGAAGTACCATAAAGCCTATTTCGAGGTCTATGATAACATCTGGCATCACGGAGATTACGTTGTGATCAGCGAGCACGGCGGCGTGACGATGTATGGCCGGTCGGATGCTACCCTCAATCCGGGTGGAGTTAGGATTGGAACTGCGGAAATTTACAGTGTTGTCGAAAACCTGGAGGAGATCGCCGATTCGGTGATTATCGGGCAGCATTGGCAGGGCGATGAACGGGTTGTATTATTTGTGAAACTTCATCCGGGCGCTTTGCTTAACGATCTACTGATCGGAAAGATAAAAAACAACATCAGAAGCAGTTGCAGTCCGCGCCATGTGCCGGCAATCATAAAACAGGTGAATGATGTCCCATACACATTGAATGGCAAAAAGGTGGAAGTGGCCGTAAAAAAGATTATTCACGGCGAGGAGGTGCTCAACCGCGATGCGCTGAAAAATCCCGAATCACTCGACCAGTATATCGGAATTTTGGATTAA
- a CDS encoding CDGSH iron-sulfur domain-containing protein, which produces MEDKSNVEVKLSPNGSYMVKGKFKLLDANGKELSVTDPTFLCRCGHSRNKPYCDGSHRTVGWKE; this is translated from the coding sequence ATGGAAGACAAAAGTAATGTTGAAGTAAAGCTTTCCCCAAACGGGTCTTACATGGTGAAAGGAAAATTCAAACTGCTTGATGCAAATGGCAAAGAGTTGAGCGTCACAGATCCTACTTTCCTTTGCCGTTGTGGCCATTCCAGGAATAAGCCTTACTGTGATGGCTCGCACCGAACCGTTGGCTGGAAAGAATAA
- a CDS encoding type II toxin-antitoxin system VapC family toxin produces MVAFLDTSTLVKLYHYEVESEKLSRLISENVSEIFLSEIAKVEFVSAVWKKVRMKNLDEQIAKEVIKCFESDKMQFSWIKTDTGLIEMAQNLFSKYGLTTLRTLDALQLASCLSAKNRVDVFLTHDDFLNVLFQKEGLNTQFNS; encoded by the coding sequence ATGGTAGCTTTCCTCGATACTTCAACCCTTGTAAAACTTTACCATTATGAAGTTGAAAGTGAAAAGCTTTCTCGGTTGATCTCTGAAAATGTTTCTGAAATATTTTTATCAGAAATAGCCAAAGTTGAATTCGTTTCAGCCGTTTGGAAAAAAGTACGCATGAAGAATTTAGACGAGCAAATTGCCAAAGAAGTGATAAAATGTTTCGAGAGTGATAAAATGCAATTCAGTTGGATTAAAACTGACACAGGTCTTATAGAAATGGCGCAAAATCTATTTTCTAAGTATGGATTAACAACCTTGAGAACTTTGGATGCACTGCAACTTGCATCGTGTCTCTCAGCAAAAAATAGAGTTGACGTGTTTCTTACCCATGATGACTTCTTAAATGTTTTATTTCAAAAAGAAGGATTAAATACCCAATTCAATTCATAA
- a CDS encoding acyl-CoA dehydrogenase family protein: MNFELSDEHKMIRETVHDFAEREIRPVAKELDEKAQFSVDLTKKMGDLGLFGMYLPEKYGGQGLDTLSYIIAVEEIARVDGSQGATLAAHNSLGIGPLYYYGTEEQKMKYLPQLCTGEALWGFGLTEPDAGSDSRGTKTTAVLDGDDWVINGSKIFITNGSADISVGSAVQAVTKVFEDGKKEYSTIIVEKGTPGFTRTPMHGKMMWRASDTAQLFFDDCRVPKENLLGKVGEGSKIMLSTLDNGRLSIAALGLGAAQGAFELAMQYAQERKQFGKAISKFQINAFKLADMAMKTEHARWFLYRTCWLKDNNKPFGKEAAMAKLYCSEIAKEVADEAVQIHGGYGLMKDYDVERIYRDQRLLQIGEGTSEIQRLVISRHLGL; this comes from the coding sequence ATGAATTTTGAATTATCAGACGAACACAAGATGATCCGCGAAACCGTGCATGATTTTGCAGAGCGCGAGATCAGGCCGGTGGCAAAAGAGCTGGACGAGAAAGCCCAGTTTTCGGTTGATCTAACCAAAAAAATGGGCGACCTCGGCCTGTTTGGTATGTATTTGCCCGAAAAGTACGGCGGACAAGGGCTGGATACGTTGTCCTACATCATTGCCGTTGAAGAAATAGCGCGGGTTGACGGCAGCCAGGGCGCTACCCTTGCAGCACATAATTCACTTGGGATAGGGCCACTTTATTACTATGGCACCGAAGAACAGAAAATGAAATACCTTCCGCAATTGTGCACAGGTGAAGCGCTATGGGGTTTTGGTCTTACCGAGCCCGATGCCGGCTCCGATTCACGCGGAACAAAAACTACTGCTGTGTTGGATGGTGATGATTGGGTAATCAACGGTTCAAAAATATTTATTACCAATGGTTCAGCAGATATTTCTGTTGGCTCTGCCGTTCAGGCCGTTACCAAAGTGTTCGAGGATGGGAAAAAAGAATACTCTACCATTATTGTCGAAAAAGGAACTCCCGGGTTCACCCGCACACCAATGCATGGAAAGATGATGTGGCGCGCTTCGGACACCGCCCAGTTGTTTTTCGACGATTGCCGCGTACCTAAGGAAAATCTGCTCGGAAAAGTAGGAGAGGGCTCAAAGATCATGCTCTCAACTCTCGACAATGGAAGGCTTTCTATTGCTGCATTGGGGCTTGGAGCTGCACAAGGCGCTTTCGAACTGGCCATGCAATATGCCCAGGAAAGAAAACAGTTTGGAAAAGCAATCTCCAAATTTCAAATCAATGCTTTCAAACTGGCCGACATGGCCATGAAAACCGAACATGCCCGATGGTTCCTTTATCGCACCTGCTGGCTCAAGGACAATAACAAGCCTTTCGGAAAAGAAGCTGCAATGGCCAAACTTTACTGCTCCGAAATTGCGAAAGAAGTGGCTGACGAAGCCGTTCAAATCCACGGTGGTTACGGCCTGATGAAGGATTACGATGTCGAAAGGATCTACCGTGATCAGCGACTGTTGCAAATCGGTGAGGGAACTTCAGAAATCCAGCGTTTGGTCATTTCGCGACACCTGGGATTGTAG
- a CDS encoding aminotransferase class I/II-fold pyridoxal phosphate-dependent enzyme gives MSKSNNNGILPTSLNLNVRGLKTSATLAINELSRQLISEGKEVFKLGLGQSPFPVPDSVVKSLQDNAFQKDYLPVQGLYPLRETIAKFNWKAHGLECTADDVIIGPGSKELIFLLQLVYYGDLVIPTPSWVSYSPQAQIIGRPVSWVPTLEKDKWMLTPEKLEIICRADPDRPRVVILNYPNNPTGATYTLAELREIAHVARKHKVILISDEIYGLLHHRGQHVSISRFYPEGTIISSGLSKWCGAGGWRLGTFTFPTSLRWLLNAMSSVASETYTATSAPIQYAAITAFQMGPEIEHYLVYARKILGALGRHLAHLLKKNNITLPEPEGGFYLFPNFEYYREKLIKNDIYTSVEMCDAILKATGVAMLSGKDFGRQPDELTVRIAYVDFDGRAVMKAAMEYPADKPISEKFLQEHCGKIIKSVNLINNWFLSL, from the coding sequence ATGTCAAAGAGCAATAACAACGGTATCTTACCAACAAGTTTAAACCTGAACGTCAGGGGTTTGAAAACGTCAGCTACTCTGGCGATTAATGAACTGAGCCGGCAACTGATCAGCGAAGGGAAAGAGGTTTTCAAACTGGGATTGGGTCAATCCCCTTTTCCGGTGCCGGATTCGGTTGTTAAATCTTTGCAGGATAACGCTTTTCAAAAAGACTATTTGCCTGTTCAGGGACTTTACCCGCTTCGCGAAACGATCGCTAAATTTAACTGGAAAGCTCATGGTTTGGAATGTACGGCTGATGATGTGATTATTGGACCGGGGTCAAAAGAGCTGATCTTTCTGCTGCAACTGGTTTACTATGGCGATCTCGTGATTCCAACACCAAGCTGGGTTTCTTATTCGCCACAGGCACAAATCATCGGAAGACCCGTTTCGTGGGTCCCTACGCTTGAAAAAGACAAATGGATGCTCACTCCCGAGAAACTGGAGATTATTTGTCGTGCCGACCCCGACCGTCCGAGAGTTGTCATTCTTAATTATCCAAACAACCCTACCGGTGCAACTTATACCCTTGCAGAGCTCAGGGAAATTGCACACGTTGCCCGTAAACACAAAGTTATCCTGATTTCCGACGAGATTTACGGATTGCTGCATCATCGCGGTCAACATGTTTCAATTTCAAGGTTTTACCCGGAAGGCACAATCATCAGCAGCGGATTGAGCAAGTGGTGCGGCGCAGGCGGCTGGAGGCTCGGAACGTTCACCTTCCCAACATCGCTGCGGTGGCTGCTCAACGCAATGAGTTCGGTAGCCAGCGAAACCTACACCGCCACCTCGGCGCCCATCCAATATGCCGCCATCACAGCTTTTCAGATGGGGCCGGAGATAGAGCATTATCTTGTTTATGCCCGCAAAATTTTAGGCGCCCTTGGCAGACACCTGGCACATTTGCTCAAAAAAAACAACATCACACTTCCCGAACCGGAAGGGGGTTTTTACCTTTTTCCTAATTTTGAATATTACCGCGAGAAACTTATCAAAAACGACATTTATACCTCGGTTGAGATGTGTGATGCTATTCTGAAAGCTACCGGAGTAGCGATGCTTTCGGGAAAGGATTTTGGCCGTCAACCCGATGAACTTACGGTGAGGATTGCCTACGTTGACTTCGATGGAAGAGCAGTAATGAAAGCTGCAATGGAGTATCCGGCGGATAAACCCATTTCCGAAAAATTCCTGCAAGAGCATTGTGGAAAAATAATTAAGTCAGTAAACCTCATAAATAATTGGTTTTTATCACTTTAA